One genomic segment of Paenibacillus xylanexedens includes these proteins:
- the map gene encoding type I methionyl aminopeptidase translates to MHVDPILKTKEEIGYMREAGRILWSCHQHIEQWMVPGITTAAINERVEEFLAARGATPEQKGYKGYPYATCASVNEVVCHGFPGEEELASGDVVTIDMVVNKDGWLADSAWTYGIGETSRSIRKLMRRTEKALERAIAQAVPGNTLGDIGSAIERTARLYRYGIVKPLIGHGIGQYIHEPPNVLPYGKRRTGTMLTEGMVITIEPIFTKGSSGAVVWDEDGWTVRTVDGSWGVQYEHTVAITGNGPLILTDGT, encoded by the coding sequence ATGCATGTGGACCCTATTTTGAAAACCAAAGAAGAGATTGGCTACATGCGGGAAGCAGGAAGAATTTTGTGGAGCTGTCACCAGCATATTGAGCAGTGGATGGTCCCTGGTATCACGACCGCAGCGATTAATGAGCGGGTGGAAGAGTTTCTGGCAGCACGAGGAGCCACACCGGAGCAAAAAGGGTACAAAGGATATCCGTACGCGACGTGTGCCTCTGTCAATGAAGTGGTCTGCCACGGATTTCCGGGGGAAGAGGAGTTGGCGAGCGGGGATGTAGTGACCATCGATATGGTGGTGAACAAAGACGGCTGGCTTGCTGACTCGGCCTGGACATATGGAATTGGTGAAACAAGCAGATCCATTCGCAAGCTGATGAGGCGCACGGAGAAGGCACTTGAGCGGGCGATTGCCCAGGCAGTTCCAGGGAATACACTCGGAGATATTGGAAGTGCCATTGAACGAACAGCCAGATTGTATCGGTACGGAATCGTGAAGCCTCTCATTGGTCATGGGATTGGTCAATATATTCATGAACCCCCAAATGTTCTGCCTTATGGCAAACGCAGAACGGGCACGATGCTCACCGAGGGCATGGTTATTACGATTGAACCAATCTTTACAAAAGGCAGTTCCGGGGCCGTTGTGTGGGATGAAGATGGATGGACGGTAAGGACGGTAGATGGCAGCTGGGGGGTCCAGTATGAGCATACGGTTGCGATTACTGGGAATGGCCCCTTGATTCTGACCGATGGTACGTGA
- the coxB gene encoding cytochrome c oxidase subunit II, with the protein MMKQWQVAKRILPLLAVFSLLLSACGREDLSVMKPQGPVAQGQYDLMKLSIAIMIVVLIIVFAIAAYVLIRFRRRAGQTEMPEQVEGNFKLEVIWTAIPLLLVIVLAVPTVQTIFAQGEDLSNDKNALKVQVTSHQYWWEFTYPQYDVTTAQDLIIPTGTKIAFELKTADVLHSFWVPSLAGKMDTNPDGTLNKFSFSAPNEGVYRGKCAELCGRSHAFMEFKVKAVSQESFDRWVNQMKAPAVLPEDTQLAEKFKTNCLSCHAVGDQGGPVAPNLTGIGGKESVAGILLNSREGQEEGSPVLDNMKEWLHDPQSVKPGNTMPNPKDLGLTDEEIDGIAEYLANYKLDYE; encoded by the coding sequence ATGATGAAACAGTGGCAGGTTGCAAAGCGAATTCTCCCCTTGCTGGCGGTGTTCTCTTTGCTGCTATCCGCATGCGGGCGGGAAGACTTGTCGGTAATGAAACCTCAGGGTCCTGTAGCGCAAGGCCAATATGATCTGATGAAGTTATCCATCGCGATTATGATCGTGGTGCTCATCATTGTATTTGCCATAGCGGCCTATGTTCTGATCCGGTTTCGTAGACGAGCTGGGCAGACTGAGATGCCCGAACAGGTTGAAGGTAATTTCAAGCTGGAAGTAATCTGGACAGCCATTCCGTTATTGCTGGTTATTGTTCTGGCAGTACCGACGGTCCAAACGATTTTTGCCCAAGGCGAAGATCTGTCCAATGACAAAAATGCACTTAAGGTCCAAGTCACCTCGCATCAGTACTGGTGGGAATTCACTTATCCTCAATATGACGTAACCACCGCTCAAGATCTCATCATCCCGACCGGAACAAAAATTGCATTCGAATTAAAAACCGCGGACGTGCTTCACTCCTTCTGGGTGCCGTCACTTGCGGGCAAAATGGACACAAACCCGGATGGAACACTTAACAAGTTCAGTTTCTCTGCACCGAATGAAGGCGTTTACCGTGGTAAATGTGCCGAATTATGTGGCAGATCGCATGCTTTCATGGAGTTTAAGGTAAAAGCAGTAAGTCAGGAATCCTTTGACAGATGGGTGAACCAGATGAAAGCACCCGCAGTCCTTCCTGAAGACACTCAATTGGCTGAAAAGTTCAAAACAAACTGCCTTTCTTGCCACGCTGTTGGTGATCAAGGTGGACCGGTTGCACCTAACCTGACGGGAATCGGCGGCAAGGAATCTGTCGCAGGCATTTTGCTGAATTCTCGCGAGGGACAGGAAGAAGGTAGTCCGGTACTGGATAACATGAAAGAATGGCTCCATGATCCACAATCCGTGAAGCCGGGCAATACCATGCCGAATCCCAAAGATCTTGGGTTGACGGATGAAGAAATCGACGGAATTGCCGAATATCTGGCCAACTACAAATTGGACTATGAATAG
- a CDS encoding DUF4870 domain-containing protein gives MSPMKSSSGLDENIAGMLCYLFTFVGGIVFLAVEKRSRFVLFHALQSVTVFGIIMVGHVLSAFLPLFGPLVASLLSLLGVVVWLIMVVTSLQGKWLKLPWVGDFAEKQLRHL, from the coding sequence ATGTCCCCCATGAAATCGTCTAGCGGTCTGGATGAAAATATTGCCGGTATGCTTTGTTATCTGTTTACATTTGTAGGTGGGATTGTCTTTCTCGCTGTGGAGAAGCGGAGTCGGTTCGTGTTATTTCATGCGCTGCAATCTGTAACGGTCTTTGGCATCATTATGGTCGGGCATGTATTATCAGCTTTCCTTCCGTTGTTCGGACCACTGGTGGCATCGCTGTTATCCCTGCTTGGTGTAGTGGTCTGGCTTATTATGGTCGTTACCAGCTTGCAGGGGAAATGGCTAAAACTGCCGTGGGTTGGCGATTTTGCAGAAAAACAGCTGCGTCATCTGTAA